A region from the Drosophila takahashii strain IR98-3 E-12201 chromosome 2L, DtakHiC1v2, whole genome shotgun sequence genome encodes:
- the dbe gene encoding KRR1 small subunit processome component homolog — protein MGDSEAEETKISTEPVDNAWSMKIPTFRQEDNPHGMVEESSFATLFPKYRERYLKEVWPLVEQCLEEHHLKAELDLMEGSMVVRTSRKTWDPYIIIKARDMIKLMARSVPFEQAKRCLQDDIGCDIIKIGNLVHKKEKFVKRRQRLIGPNGATLKSIELLTDCYVLVQGNTVSALGPYKGLQQVRDIVLETMNNVHPIYNIKALMIKRELMKDPRLANEDWSRFLPKFKNKNISKRKQPKVKKQKKEYTPFPPSQPESKVDKQLASGEYFLNQEQKQAKRHQERSEKQKEAAKRQDERRNKDFVPPTEEAASSRSKEDGSSSSKVDVKALKAKLIKANKKARS, from the coding sequence aTGGGCGATTCCGAAGCAGAGGAGACCAAAATCAGCACCGAGCCGGTGGACAATGCGTGGTCCATGAAGATACCGACCTTCAGGCAGGAGGACAACCCGCACGGGATGGTGGAGGAGAGCTCCTTCGCCACGCTGTTCCCGAAGTACCGCGAGCGGTATCTCAAGGAGGTGTGGCCCCTGGTGGAACAGTGCCTGGAGGAGCACCACCTGAAGGCCGAGCTGGACCTCATGGAGGGCAGCATGGTGGTGCGGACGAGCCGCAAGACCTGGGACCCCTACATCATCATCAAGGCGCGCGACATGATCAAGCTGATGGCCCGCAGTGTGCCCTTCGAGCAGGCGAAGAGGTGCCTCCAGGACGATATCGGCTGTGACATCATCAAGATCGGCAATTTGGTCCACAAGAAGGAGAAGTTTGTGAAGCGGCGACAGCGCTTGATTGGACCCAATGGCGCCACACTCAAGTCTATTGAGTTGCTCACCGATTGCTATGTCCTCGTCCAGGGAAACACCGTCTCCGCTTTGGGTCCCTACAAGGGCCTCCAGCAGGTGCGCGACATTGTGCTCGAAACCATGAACAATGTCCATCCGATTTACAACATCAAGGCGCTGATGATCAAGCGGGAGCTCATGAAGGATCCCCGCCTGGCCAACGAGGATTGGTCGCGGTTCCTGCCCAAATTCAAGAACAAGAACATCAGCAAACGCAAGCAGCCGAAGGTCAAGAAGCAGAAGAAGGAGTACACCCCCTTCCCGCCCAGCCAGCCGGAGAGCAAGGTGGACAAGCAGCTGGCCAGCGGCGAGTACTTCCTCAACCAGGAGCAGAAGCAGGCCAAGCGGCACCAGGAGCGCAGCGAGAAGCAGAAGGAGGCGGCCAAGCGGCAGGACGAGCGCCGCAACAAGGACTTTGTGCCGCCCACGGAGGAGGCGGCTTCTTCGAGGAGCAAGGAGGATGGTTCCTCCTCCAGCAAGGTGGACGTGAAGGCCCTCAAGGCCAAGCTGATCAAGGCCAACAAGAAGGCGAGGAGCTGA